GGCGGGTCAAGTCGAATTCGGTGTCGCTGTAGGTGCTGCCCACGCGGCGGGCCTGCACGGGCGTCAGCACGCGGTAGGTGCCGATCACCTGGCGCGTGACCACATCGCGCACCAGCAGGTGTTCACAGAAATCATCGAACAGGTCGATGTCGTGACCGGCGACCGGCGTGCTCAGTTGCGCACCCATCTCGGAGACGAACACATCGAAGCGCAGTTTCTGCGCCTCTCTCACTTCATCGAGGTTGCGCGCCCAGGAGACTTCAATCCCGCCGCGCGCCTCCGAAACTTGCCCCACATGGCTCGCATCAGATGGGCGGTGAAGTGACCCCCTGGGCAAGGAAGCCGGGCTCAAAGGCATCGTCGGGCTTGGCAAGTCACTCATGGGGGAATTCCTCTTCTTGTGGAGGACATGCCAGACAGCTACCCGGACAGGAGCGCCCCGCCTCCGCAGGAAATTGTGGAAGGCGGCGGTGACGAGTGCGTGTCAGCCGGGTGACTTTTTCGTGACGTCAGCCTGCGCGGGCCACATCGGCCAAAGTTTGCGCGTAGTGATTGGCGTCATCGGCGCTTTCTGCTTCCACCATCACACGCAACAGCGGTTCGGTGCCGCTGGCGCGGATCAGCACGCGGCCCTGATCTCCGAGGGTCTGTTCGGCGTCGCGCGTGGCGTCGGCGAGCTTGGTGTTTTGCTTCCAGTCCTGACCGGGTTGCAGGCGCACGTTGAGCAGCACTTGCGGGAACAGCTTCACGTCGGCAAGCAGTTGCGGCAGTGTCTTTTCGGCGCGCACGCAAGCCTGCATGACCTGCAGCGCGCTCACGAGGCCGTCGCCGGTCGTGTGCTTGTCGAGCGCGAGCAGGTGACCCGAGCCTTCGCCGCCGAGCTGCCAGCCGTTCTTGACGAGCTCTTCGAGCACATATCGGTCACCCACCTTGGCGCGCACGAACTGCACGCCCTTGCGGCGCAGTGCGACTTCAACGGCCATGTTGGTCATGAGCGTGCCGACAACGCCCGGCACGGACTCACCGCGCGACAGGCGGTCGATGGTCATGAGGTACAGCAGCTCGTCGCCGTTGTACAGACGGCCTTGTGCATCGACCATCTGCAGACGGTCGGCATCGCCGTCGAGCGCGATGCCGTAGTGCGCATGGTTGGCACGCACGGCACGCACGAGCGCGTCGGGATGGGTCGCGCCCACGTCGCGGTTGATGTTGAAGCCGTCAGGCGAGCAGCCGATCGAGATGACTTCCGCGCCGAGTTCATGGAACACCTTGGGCGCAATGTGATACGCCGCACCGTTGGCCGCATCGACGACGATGCGCAGGCCGCGCAGCGTCAGGTCGTTGGCGAAGGTGCTCTTGCAGAATTCGATGTAGCGACCGGCGGCATCATCGAGACGCTTGGCCTTGCCGAGCGAGTGCGAGTCGGCCCACACGGGCGGCTCTTCGAGTGCGGCTTCAACCTGCTCTTCCCAACTGTCGGGCAGCTTGGTGCCACGCGCGGAAAAGAACTTGATGCCATTGTCCTGAAACGCGTTGTGGCTAGCGCTGATCACCACGCCAAGGCTGGCGCGTTGCGCGCGCGTGAGGTAGGCCACGCCCGGTGTCGGCAACGGGCCGAGCAGCACGACATCCACGCCTGCGGAGTTGAAGCCGGATTCGAGCGCGCTCTCCAGCATGTAGCCGGAAATGCGTGTGTCCTTGCCGATCAGCACCGTGGGGCGATCTTCTGTACGACGCAGCACGCGGCCCACGGCATGGGCGAGCTTGAGGGCAAAGTCGGGCGTGATCGGAGCGACGCCTACGGTGCCGCGAATTCCATCGGTACCAAAGTAGCGACGTGTCATTGTTATCTCCCTGTTGCCTGTTTGTGTTGAGTGGGGTGTCTGATTTTTGGAGTTTGCTTCATCAAGCCTGTGCGGGCCGCTCTTGTGCGCGCATCGCCTGCCAGACCTTGAGTGCGGCCACCGTGTCGCGCACATCATGCACGCGCACGATGGCCGAGCCGCGTTGCACCGACAGCAGCGCCGCCGCCACGCTGGCGCCAAGTCGCTGATCGACGGGCAAGCCGGTCACCGCACCCAACGAGGACTTGCGTGACCAGCCCGCAAGCCATGGCAGCGAGGATAGAGCCAGCAGTTCTTTCTGGCGTGCAAGCAATGCAAAATTCTGCTCCACGGTCTTGCCGAAGCCGGTGCCCGTGTCGAGCACGATGCGCTCGCTCGCCACGCCCTTTTCGCGCAGCAGCTTCACCTGCTCGTCCAGAAAGCGCCAGACCTCGTGCACCACATCGCCCGTCATGGTCTGCACCTGCATGGTCTGCGGATCGCGGTGCATGTGCATCAGGCACACGCCGCATGTGGAATGCGCAGCGACCGCATCGCGCGCACCCGGCTGACGCAGCGCCCAGATGTCGTTGATGATGTCCGCGCCCTCGTCCAGCGCCGCGCGCATGACTTCGGGCTTGTAGGTGTCGATGGACAGCGGAACGCCCAAATCGCGCGCCGCCCGCACCACAGGAATCACACGCGCCAATTCCTCATCCAAAGGAACCGCGGGACTGCCCGGCCGCGTGGATTCGCCGCCGATGTCGAGAATGTCCGCGCCCTGCTCGATCAGCGCCTCGCAATGCGCGAGTGCATCCTTGGCGTTGTCGTGCGTGCCGCCATCCGAGAACGAATCGGGGGTGACGTTGACGATGCCCATCACCTTGGGCTGATTCAGATCGATCTGGAAACGACCGGCTTGCCAGTACATACCTGCTGAAATTCCTTGGGTTGCTTTGTCTTGCCTGAGCGCTGCTGCTTGCGCACCTTGCGCCAGAAAGAACAAAGGGGCCCTTGAAGGGCCCCGTTTGTTGTGTGGGTCAGTGCTGAGTCACTGACTTCAAGCCGCTGTGGGCGCCGGGTCGGACTTCACCGGAGTGCCGCCGCCCGAGTTGTTGTCGCCGCCCGATGGAGGCACGCGTGGTGTCCAGTCCTTGGGAGGACGTGGTGGCTTGCCGGCCATGATGTCGTTGAGTTGCTCTGCATCGATGGTTTCCCATTCGAGCATGGCCTTGGCCATGGCATGCATCTTGTCCGAGTTTTCCTCGATCAGCTTGCGTGCCAGGTTGTACTGCTCGTCGATGATGCGGCGCACTTCGACGTCCACCTTCTGCATCGTCTCTTCGCTGATGTTGGTGGTCTTGGTCACCGAGCGGCCCAGAAACACTTCACCTTCGTTCTCGGCGTAGACCATCGGGCCCAGTGCCTCGGACATGCCGTAGCGCATCACCATGTCGCGGGCGATCTGCGTGGCACGCTCGAAGTCGTTGCTGGCTCCGGTGGTCATCTGGTTCATGAACACTTCTTCAGCGATACGACCACCGAACAGCATGGCGATCTGGTTGAGCATGAACTCCTTGTCGTAGGAGTAACGATCCTGTTCGGGCAGGCTCATCGTCACGCCCAGCGCACGGCCGCGCGGGATGATGGTGACCTTGTGGACCGGATCGCACTTGGGCAGCAGCTTGCCGATCAGCGCGTGACC
This genomic stretch from Diaphorobacter sp. HDW4B harbors:
- the glmM gene encoding phosphoglucosamine mutase; protein product: MTRRYFGTDGIRGTVGVAPITPDFALKLAHAVGRVLRRTEDRPTVLIGKDTRISGYMLESALESGFNSAGVDVVLLGPLPTPGVAYLTRAQRASLGVVISASHNAFQDNGIKFFSARGTKLPDSWEEQVEAALEEPPVWADSHSLGKAKRLDDAAGRYIEFCKSTFANDLTLRGLRIVVDAANGAAYHIAPKVFHELGAEVISIGCSPDGFNINRDVGATHPDALVRAVRANHAHYGIALDGDADRLQMVDAQGRLYNGDELLYLMTIDRLSRGESVPGVVGTLMTNMAVEVALRRKGVQFVRAKVGDRYVLEELVKNGWQLGGEGSGHLLALDKHTTGDGLVSALQVMQACVRAEKTLPQLLADVKLFPQVLLNVRLQPGQDWKQNTKLADATRDAEQTLGDQGRVLIRASGTEPLLRVMVEAESADDANHYAQTLADVARAG
- the folP gene encoding dihydropteroate synthase yields the protein MYWQAGRFQIDLNQPKVMGIVNVTPDSFSDGGTHDNAKDALAHCEALIEQGADILDIGGESTRPGSPAVPLDEELARVIPVVRAARDLGVPLSIDTYKPEVMRAALDEGADIINDIWALRQPGARDAVAAHSTCGVCLMHMHRDPQTMQVQTMTGDVVHEVWRFLDEQVKLLREKGVASERIVLDTGTGFGKTVEQNFALLARQKELLALSSLPWLAGWSRKSSLGAVTGLPVDQRLGASVAAALLSVQRGSAIVRVHDVRDTVAALKVWQAMRAQERPAQA